The genomic DNA CCTGATGCTCCTGACCGAGCAAGGCTCGGCCGCACTCAAACAGAGGGCCATCCACATGGCCAGCGACCTGCCGCCGGAGCAGGCCAAGGCGGCGATCGGCGCCATCGACTACAACGACACGTTGCGCGATGTGGCCAGCCTGCCCGCCTACGCCGCGCGGGAAATCCTCAGCCCCCACGGTCGGCATCACGGGGTCAAGCTCGTCGTGCTCGACAGCATTCAGGGCGAAGGCCTCGCCGGTGCCGCCACGAAGGCCTACGGCAAGGTGTTGGAATTCGGCCGACTCTGCGCCAGTGCCGGCATCACCACCGTCCTCGTCTCGCATGTGACCAAGCGAGGTGACCTCGCCGGTCCCAAGACGCTGGAGCACGGCGTTGACGGCACCCTCCTGCTTCGACGAGCGATGCTCAATACGCTGTTGGCCGTCCGCAAAAACAGGTTCGGCCCACCACTGCTGCGCCCCATGCCGCTGGTGATCGATCCGTTGACGATGCGGCTCGCGCCTGCCCCGCATGCCGAGGCCCGGCCGGGCGCTGCCCGCACCTTCAGCGGCAGTCTCGGCCTGATGGAAGTTCAAGCCGCCGTGGCGGTGCCGCCGGATGGCCGCGTGGGCCGGACCACCGCACCGGGCCTGCCGCGCAAGGAGATCGAGCAGTTGCTCGACTGCATCGGCCAGATCGAGGGGCTGGAACTGAGCGACCTGGACTACCGCATCCAGTGTCGGCTGCCGCGCAGCGGGCAGTACATCGCCCACTTCGGCCTGCCGCTGTGCATCGCGCTCGTCGCCAGCTTCACGCGTAAGCCCGTGCCGGCGGATCACCTGTATCTGGGCGAAATCGATCTGTTCCGTCAGGTGCGCGAGGTGGCGCCGCCGGTGCTCGATGCGCTTGTCACCTCGCTGGCCGAAGGCCAATTGCCCTCACCGTTGACGTTGGTGGTGCCACCATCTGCGCTGCCGCACCTGCCGGCTGAAAACCCACCTTCGCTGCGGCTTGTGCCGTGTGCGACGCTCGAAGAGGCGATCTATGCCACCTGGCCTGAACTGCGGTGATCTCCATGGACTCACTTCTCATGACCTTGGGAGAAACGCATCATGAAACGTCAATTGCCCATGCCTGACTATGCCCTGACGCTGTTGCATAAACAGATGTGCATGAAATGCGGTGCTGGTTTCACGCGTGATCATGTTTCGCATATCGGGATATGCCATTGCAGGGGCGGCCACTATTTCTTCTACGCCACCGTCTGCTCGAAATGCGAAGAATCCGTGACGGTGATCGTGACGACCCAGGGCGAGATGACGGTGCAACGGTTGGCCGACGAGTTGGGCGGTCAGGTCCAGGGCCAGACCGAAGACGCCGTCCCCCGTGAAGGTGGCAACGATCTGTCGCCGTCTCCATCAGCCGGGCCACCCCCTCGGCCGATCGGTGCCGCGGAAGTCGAGCGTTTTCTGGCAGTGATGCACAAGGCCAAAACGTATGAGGAAGTCCTGCGAGCCATCGGAATGACATCGAAGGAGATCAGAAAGTATCGCTACAAGCGGTCATAACCCTCATGAAAGACGCGCCCCGCCATGGTAAGGAACATCACGATGCAGACCATCAATAACTGGGAAGTGCGATTTTATGGCGACCCCGAATCCCCACTGCCTCGGTTCTATCTGGAACTGGTGCATCAGCAGTCGAACCTGCGGGTCGGTGGCTGGCTTATCCGGTTCGACGATGGCACGGTGCTTGACGACTACGACGAGAGCGACCTGATGCTACCGATGCGGATGGCGGATGATCTGCTCGTCAACCTGCTTGATTACTGGTGGGACGACCTGACCGAGGGATTCTGGATCGAAGACGCGTTGGAGTGGCTTATCGACCCTGCCTACGGCAGCGCCGACGATACACAAGAGGTCAAAGGCTTGATCGAACGGGCCATCCTTTTCCACAGCCAGTAGTCCGTCACAACCGTCGCTGAGAAAAAAGAAGGAGTTTTTCATGGCCATTCGGAAGAACCAACCAACGGCCCCGTGCATCGAGCGCATCGCCGTACGACCGGCTTCAGAGGAGGAGTCGGCGACGGCGATCGCCGCGCTCGATGCGTTGCTGGTGGAGTTGGTCCATCAGGTTCGAGCCGATCAGGAGGGGGAAACCCATGACGATCAATGATGTACGACGTGAAGACAAGTGGCGCGGTCTGCGCTTCATTATTCTGGTTCGCCAAAGCGACGACAGCCAGGGCAGCACGAGCACCGAAGCTCAGTTGCAGTGGCTCCGAGCGGAGGGAGAGCGGCTGGGCATGGTGCTCGTTGACGAGATTATTCTCAACGGCGTCACTGGATCGCTGCCTGGTAAGCGCGACGACCTGCCACAACTGCTCGACCGCAAACGCGATCAGGACGACTTCGACGTTCTGGTCGTCCAGAGACTGGATCGGTTGACGCGCGGCGGCACCAGCCACGGCTTCTGGATTGATCATGAATTCGAGAAGGCGGGGATTACCATTCTCGCCACCGGCGACGATCTGCCAGAGGATGGCCGTTATGGTGGTCTGATCAAGGCTGCCAAGTATGACGCCGCCCGCGAGCAGGCCCGCTCCATCGGGCAGCGGTCGGTGCAGGGCATGATGCATGCCATCAAACAAGGCAGAAATTGCGTCGCCTCGCGCACGTCCTATGGCTGTGATCGCCTTTATCTGACAAGCGACGGCAAGCCGTCGTTCGTTATCCGCAATCTCGCTGATGGGCGGCAACATAAGCTGACCCACGACAAGAATGAGATCATCGACACGCTCGGCCAAGCCGGCGGGGGCGTGAAAGGCCACTACCGCAAGCAGAAGGACGAGCATGTCTTGATCGTGCCCGGCGAGGATGTGAAGGTCGGCGTGGTGCGCGACATCTTCGACCTGCACTACAACCAGCACTGGGGCGGAAAACGCATCGCCGACTTGCTCAACCGTCGCGGCATCCGCTCGCCAGCCGGCAAGGGCTGGAGCCAGCGGCAAGTTGAGTCGATCTACGAAAACCCCATCTACTGCGGCGTCGCGCTCGGCCAACGGATCAGTCAGGGCATCTATTATAAGCGTGGCGAACAGCATCCCGAGGCGGTCAATCTGGACGCCAAGACGCTGGCCAATTGCCATGTCGCGCCCAAGCAGCATCGCCCGCCGACAGAGTGGTTGTGGCAGGACCAGCCGTTGATGAAGGACTTCCTGCCCGAACCGGTCGCCGTCAAGGCGCGGCAGGAGATCGAGAAAGTGTTGCTGGAGCGATGGCAGCGGCGTCAGGACCCCACGCAGCCCACGCGATCGACGAACAAGCACAAAAACAGCGCCTACATCCTGACGGGCCTGCTGTTCGCGAAACAGGACGGCGAAGACCTCAGCGGTGTGATGTGCGGCAACGAGGGCCATCGCAAGCGCTACTACCGCAATCGCAAGGCCAACGCCACCTACTGCAAAGGGTCGGTGCTCAACCGTCTCATCTCCGCCGAAGCGTTGGAGACGGCCGTGGTCAAACTCCTGCGCAACGTGTTGCTCGATGCGCCGATGCTGCGCGAGCGGGTCCTGCAAGCCATCGCCGATCGTCCCTCCACCGATGCCAGCCGAACACAACTGGCCGAAGCTCAGCGAGAGCGGGATGCGATCGCCAAACGCGTGCAGTTGATCTTTCAGACCTTTGACGACGCCGACCTGGCGGATGCCAAGCCCGTATTGAAGGGCCTTAACGCCCAGGGTCGTGCCCTCGAGCATCGCATCGCTGAACTGACTCGTGCGTTGGAATACGTGGACGCTGACTCGGCCCCCGAAGAACTGGCCGACCGTGTCATCGAGCGTCTCAGCGGCATCGACGCCCAACTGCCCAACCTTCCCGCCGTAACCCTCCGCAACGTGCTGCGAGCATTCGTGGAACGGATCGAGGTGGACATGGCCAGCAAAAACGCCGCCGTCAGTCTGCGGTTGCCGCCTTGGGCGCTCCACAGGGGCGATTTGGCGATGTGCCTCGCACCCAGTTCAGCGTCACCAACTGGGCACGAGACACATCAGCACGACGGGTTGGTGATCCACCTCACCCACGCCGACTGCCGGTACGTTCACACCCGTGGCAGCACGACCGTGCCGCCGTGCTATGACTGCCGACGGCGGGCGGCGTAAGGGGCACTCTGCGCCAATCTGGTGGACGGCTGACTCGATCGTCGCACGTCGGTCGATCAACATGATAGAGGGCGCCACAACCATCCCTGTCCCGCAATCATGCAACGCTGCCGCCGCAGGCCGCAAGTGTCTACGGGACCGATCTTTGACAAGTAAATACTGGCTCAGGCCAGGCACCGGTTAACCATGCCTACCTCAAAATGGGCAGATCACCTCTGGTCGCAGCCACTACGGC from Phycisphaerales bacterium AB-hyl4 includes the following:
- a CDS encoding ATPase domain-containing protein gives rise to the protein MTHQPHDRHLASSLLAAPDTPQADLPLSDEMAFLTDALSQFAVGGLYLLGGTPGSGKSLLALQVALDLAKNGHKSLMLLTEQGSAALKQRAIHMASDLPPEQAKAAIGAIDYNDTLRDVASLPAYAAREILSPHGRHHGVKLVVLDSIQGEGLAGAATKAYGKVLEFGRLCASAGITTVLVSHVTKRGDLAGPKTLEHGVDGTLLLRRAMLNTLLAVRKNRFGPPLLRPMPLVIDPLTMRLAPAPHAEARPGAARTFSGSLGLMEVQAAVAVPPDGRVGRTTAPGLPRKEIEQLLDCIGQIEGLELSDLDYRIQCRLPRSGQYIAHFGLPLCIALVASFTRKPVPADHLYLGEIDLFRQVREVAPPVLDALVTSLAEGQLPSPLTLVVPPSALPHLPAENPPSLRLVPCATLEEAIYATWPELR
- a CDS encoding recombinase family protein produces the protein MTINDVRREDKWRGLRFIILVRQSDDSQGSTSTEAQLQWLRAEGERLGMVLVDEIILNGVTGSLPGKRDDLPQLLDRKRDQDDFDVLVVQRLDRLTRGGTSHGFWIDHEFEKAGITILATGDDLPEDGRYGGLIKAAKYDAAREQARSIGQRSVQGMMHAIKQGRNCVASRTSYGCDRLYLTSDGKPSFVIRNLADGRQHKLTHDKNEIIDTLGQAGGGVKGHYRKQKDEHVLIVPGEDVKVGVVRDIFDLHYNQHWGGKRIADLLNRRGIRSPAGKGWSQRQVESIYENPIYCGVALGQRISQGIYYKRGEQHPEAVNLDAKTLANCHVAPKQHRPPTEWLWQDQPLMKDFLPEPVAVKARQEIEKVLLERWQRRQDPTQPTRSTNKHKNSAYILTGLLFAKQDGEDLSGVMCGNEGHRKRYYRNRKANATYCKGSVLNRLISAEALETAVVKLLRNVLLDAPMLRERVLQAIADRPSTDASRTQLAEAQRERDAIAKRVQLIFQTFDDADLADAKPVLKGLNAQGRALEHRIAELTRALEYVDADSAPEELADRVIERLSGIDAQLPNLPAVTLRNVLRAFVERIEVDMASKNAAVSLRLPPWALHRGDLAMCLAPSSASPTGHETHQHDGLVIHLTHADCRYVHTRGSTTVPPCYDCRRRAA